A single region of the Silene latifolia isolate original U9 population chromosome 8, ASM4854445v1, whole genome shotgun sequence genome encodes:
- the LOC141595417 gene encoding uncharacterized protein LOC141595417, which yields MANQNPSSSQRAPHPLPPQGSYPRDGPPPHQQAHVVTLRSEKDLEDTYKDYESKRKTDVMRDGEESPPPSPSSRVDNTKKGKVSNYVEDDDHFVLEEIVVERDQERVVEREKGKGKEAHEVANTKQATTPEKTINPPIPFPNRSRVMNEERKFSKFLDMLKKLEVSLPFTEVVTQMPLYTKFLKDVLTKKRSIGGDGLVHLRGECSAILLNPMPEKLQDSGSFSIPCTVGNVSIKRALCDLGSSVSILPLPIARKVGLHDMSPTSMTLQLADRSVQRPMGVIEDVSVTVGNFYILADFMVLDIPEDQQTPIILVRPFLATGDVNISVKEWKLTFKVGGNVVEFSLTGAISQPMFESVYSIDMLEEVIEEAKDKCSGEHLEEDYEVLPPILDEVEGPNPPKVDLKPLPHSLEYAYLDEAHSFPVIINADLLASQKEKLLKVLKENKKAIGYSLDYLTGIDP from the coding sequence ATGGCCAACCAAAACCCCTCATCTTCACAAAGAGCTCCTCACCCATTGCCTCCCCAAGGCTCTTATCCTAGAGATGggccaccaccacaccaacaagcTCATGTGGTGACCTTGAGGAGTGAGAAAGACTTGGAGGACACTTACAAGGATTATGAATCAAAGAGAAAAACAGATGTCATGAGAGATGGGGAGGAGAGTCCACCTCCCTCACCATCAAGTAGAGTGGACAACACTAAGAAGGGGAAGGTGAGTAACTATGTTGAGGATGATGATCACTTTGTTTTGGAGGAGATAGTGGTTGAAAGAGACCAAGAAAGAGTGGttgaaagagaaaaaggaaaaggaaaggaAGCACATGAAGTAGCTAACACCAAGCAAGCCACAACTCCCGAAAAGACCATTAACCCTCCAATTCCATTTCCTAATAGAAGTAGAGTCATGAATGAGGAGAGGAAGTTCTCCAAATTCTTGGATATGTTGAAAAAGCTTGAAGTTTCATTACCTTTCACCGAGGTAGTGACACAAATGCCGCTCTACACAAAATTCTTGAAAGATGTATTGACCAAGAAGAGAAGCATTGGAGGAGATGGTCTAGTCCATCTTAGAGGAGAATGTAGTGCAATATTACTCAATCCCATGCCGGAGAAATTACAAGATTCGGGTAGTTTTTCCATCCCGTGTACGGTGGGTAATGTGAGCATTAAAAGGGCACTTTGTGATCTTGGTTCTAGTGTTAGCATTTTGCCTCTTCCCATTGCGAGGAAAGTTGGGTTACATGACATGAGTCCCACCTCCATGACATTACAACTTGCTGATAGATCGGTCCAAAGACCGATGGGTGTGATCGAGGACGTGTCGGTTACGGTTGGCAACTTCTACATCCTGGCGGATTTCATGGTACTTGACATCCCGGAGGATCAACAAACACCAATCATACTAGTAAGACCTTTCCTAGCGACCGGAGATGTTAATATTAGTGTCAAGGAGTGGAAACTCACCTTCAAGGTGGGAGGGAATGTTGTTGAATTCTCTTTGACCGGAGCCATCTCACAACCTATGTTTGAAAGTGTTTACTCCATAGACATGTTGGAAGAAGTTATTGAAGAAGCTAAAGACAAGTGCTCGGGGGAGCATTTGGAGGAGGACTATGAAGTTTTACCACCTATCTTGGATGAAGTTGAGGGTCCGAACCCTCCTAAGGTAGATCTCAAACCTTTGCCCCATTCCCTTGAGTATGCCTATCTCGATGAGGCACACTCCTTCCCCGTGATCATCAATGCGGACCTATTGGCTTCACAAAAAGAAAAACTCTTGAAAGTTCTTAAGGAAAACAAGAAAGCCATTGGGTATAGCCTTGATTACCTCACGGGAATCGATCCTTGA